The following proteins come from a genomic window of Neptunomonas concharum:
- the proB gene encoding glutamate 5-kinase: protein MSSSRAKLQQARRWVVKIGSALLTNDGQGLDSEAIRRWVDQLAVLRQQGVEIVLVSSGAVAEGMTRLGWSSRPNELNRLQAAAAVGQTGLVQAYEANFQRHDTHTAQILLTHDDLTSRNRYLNARAALKTLISMGVVAVVNENDTVVTDEFRFGDNDTLAALVANLIEADGVVLLTDQQGLFTGDPRSNPDAELISEVRAEDESIIAMAGDGGRLGRGGMATKVRAARLAARSGAVTLIASGREENVLLRLKAGEQLGTLLVPERSPMAARKQWIAGHLQARGTLVLDAGAVTALSERGKSLLPAGVRSLSGRFTRGEMVLMTDESGKVVARGLVNYGAADAEKIIGKPSALIESLLGYVSEEELVHRDNLVLA from the coding sequence GTGTCGTCAAGTCGAGCAAAGTTGCAACAAGCGCGTCGCTGGGTTGTAAAAATAGGTAGTGCTTTACTGACAAATGATGGTCAGGGGTTGGATTCGGAGGCGATTCGTCGTTGGGTGGATCAGTTGGCCGTGCTTCGTCAGCAGGGTGTGGAGATCGTGTTGGTGTCATCAGGTGCTGTGGCGGAAGGGATGACGCGCTTGGGTTGGTCTTCTCGACCCAATGAGCTTAATCGTTTGCAGGCGGCTGCGGCAGTCGGTCAGACGGGGCTGGTGCAGGCATATGAAGCGAATTTTCAACGCCATGATACCCACACGGCTCAGATTTTGTTGACTCATGATGATTTAACCAGTCGTAATCGTTATCTGAATGCCCGTGCGGCGTTAAAAACCTTGATTTCTATGGGGGTTGTAGCGGTTGTTAACGAGAACGATACGGTAGTGACTGATGAGTTTCGTTTTGGCGACAATGATACTTTAGCTGCGTTAGTGGCAAACCTCATTGAAGCGGATGGGGTGGTCCTGCTCACAGATCAGCAAGGTTTGTTTACGGGGGATCCGCGCAGCAATCCGGATGCTGAGTTGATCTCTGAGGTGCGTGCTGAGGATGAATCTATCATTGCGATGGCTGGTGATGGTGGAAGGCTTGGTCGTGGTGGTATGGCTACTAAGGTGCGTGCAGCGCGTTTAGCGGCTCGTTCGGGTGCTGTTACCTTGATTGCGAGTGGTCGGGAAGAAAATGTATTGCTGCGCCTAAAGGCAGGTGAGCAGTTGGGTACTTTATTGGTGCCAGAGCGCTCGCCTATGGCTGCTCGAAAACAGTGGATCGCGGGGCATTTACAGGCACGCGGTACATTGGTTTTGGATGCAGGGGCTGTGACTGCATTAAGTGAGCGCGGTAAGAGTTTGTTGCCGGCGGGTGTACGTAGTTTATCTGGCCGTTTTACCCGTGGTGAGATGGTGTTGATGACGGATGAGTCGGGTAAGGTGGTTGCTCGCGGGCTAGTGAACTATGGAGCTGCCGATGCTGAAAAAATCATAGGTAAGCCCAGTGCTCTGATTGAGTCGCTGTTGGGTTATGTGAGTGAAGAAGAGTTGGTGCACAGGGATAATCTGGTACTGGCTTAG
- the ileS gene encoding isoleucine--tRNA ligase, which produces MTDYKSTLNLPDTAFPMRGNLAKREPDMLKAWQDMGLYEQIRKVSAGRPKFILHDGPPYANGNIHLGHAVNKVLKDIIIKAKTLDGFDAPYVPGWDCHGLPIEHKVEVTHGKNMGADKTRELCRSYAQEQIEGQRSDFIRLGVFGAWDNPYKTMDFANEAGEIRALAKMVEGGYVFKGLKPVNWCFDCGSALAEAEVEYADKKSSAIDVAFECKEVAKLAAAFGLNTLEKPAFAVIWTTTPWTIPANQAMNVHPEFEYALVDTGERLLLLAADLVESALARFELEGQIVAKTAGKSLELIAFQHPIYDRESPIYLADYVALDAGTGIVHSAPAYGEDDFASCRRYGMAFDQILNLVKADGVYVEDLEFFGGLSIWDANPEIVEKLRENDRLLDHTVITHSYMHCWRHKTPLIYRATAQWFVGMDRTSSDGSSLREKALNAIEETQFVPNWGKPRLHSMIANRPDWCISRQRNWGVPIPFFLNKESGELHPDTVTLMEQVAQRVEQEGIEAWFKLDGAELLGAEADQYEKVTDTLDVWFDSGTTHWHVLRGSHEMGHDQGPRADLYLEGSDQHRGWFHSSLLTGCAIDGNAPYRALLTHGFTVDEKGYKMSKSLGNVIVPQEVTDTLGADILRLWIASTDYSGEMAVSKQILQRTADAYRRIRNTSRFLLANLNGFNPETDLVSPENMLALDRWAVDATARLQEKVKVAYEQYRFLDVYQQVHHFCVQELGGFYLDIIKDRQYTTKADSLPRHSCQTALYHIAQALTRWIAPILSFTSEEIYAALPGVEKQKSVFLDTWYEGLFELSEHEELGRAFWSRILDVKSAVNKALEAARNEKLVKASLSTEATLFVSDEIMEDLSRLGDELRFVLITSDVILKPLSHAENARDTELDGLKVELAISSHTKCERCWHHREDVGHSPEHPELCGRCVENVAGEGEARQFA; this is translated from the coding sequence ATGACCGACTATAAATCGACACTGAATCTGCCGGATACGGCATTCCCAATGCGTGGCAATCTCGCCAAACGTGAGCCAGATATGCTTAAAGCATGGCAGGATATGGGGTTATATGAGCAGATTCGTAAGGTTAGTGCGGGTCGCCCCAAGTTTATCCTGCATGATGGTCCTCCTTACGCGAATGGCAACATTCACCTAGGTCATGCCGTCAATAAAGTGCTGAAAGATATCATTATCAAAGCCAAGACCTTGGATGGCTTTGATGCGCCTTATGTCCCAGGTTGGGATTGCCACGGTCTTCCAATCGAGCATAAAGTCGAAGTGACCCACGGTAAGAATATGGGAGCGGATAAGACCCGTGAACTCTGTCGCAGCTATGCCCAAGAGCAAATCGAAGGCCAGAGGTCAGATTTTATTCGATTAGGCGTTTTTGGTGCTTGGGATAATCCTTACAAAACCATGGACTTCGCTAATGAGGCAGGAGAAATTCGTGCTTTAGCAAAAATGGTTGAAGGGGGATATGTTTTCAAAGGCTTAAAGCCTGTTAACTGGTGCTTCGATTGTGGGTCAGCATTGGCTGAAGCCGAGGTTGAATATGCCGACAAAAAGTCTTCTGCAATAGATGTGGCGTTTGAGTGTAAAGAGGTTGCAAAGTTAGCCGCGGCATTTGGCCTGAATACACTAGAAAAGCCTGCTTTTGCTGTCATCTGGACGACAACACCTTGGACGATTCCGGCTAACCAGGCCATGAATGTGCACCCGGAGTTTGAGTACGCATTGGTTGATACGGGTGAGCGCCTGTTACTATTGGCAGCAGATCTTGTCGAGAGTGCATTGGCGCGTTTTGAGCTTGAAGGGCAGATTGTTGCAAAAACTGCCGGTAAATCGCTGGAATTGATCGCATTTCAGCACCCTATTTATGATCGTGAGTCGCCTATCTATCTGGCTGATTACGTTGCATTGGATGCAGGTACTGGCATCGTTCATTCGGCACCCGCTTATGGAGAGGATGACTTTGCAAGTTGTCGCCGGTATGGCATGGCATTTGACCAGATTCTAAATCTGGTGAAGGCAGATGGTGTCTATGTCGAGGATCTGGAATTTTTTGGTGGCCTGTCGATTTGGGATGCCAATCCGGAAATTGTTGAGAAGCTGCGTGAGAACGATCGACTGTTAGATCATACCGTCATTACTCACAGCTATATGCATTGCTGGCGTCACAAAACACCACTGATTTATCGCGCAACAGCGCAGTGGTTTGTGGGTATGGATCGTACCTCTTCTGACGGCAGCAGTCTGCGTGAAAAAGCGCTGAATGCCATTGAAGAAACTCAGTTTGTGCCAAACTGGGGTAAGCCTCGCTTGCATAGCATGATTGCTAACCGCCCTGACTGGTGTATTTCTCGTCAGCGCAACTGGGGGGTGCCAATCCCCTTCTTCTTGAATAAAGAGAGTGGTGAGCTTCACCCCGATACCGTAACGCTGATGGAGCAAGTGGCGCAGCGTGTTGAGCAAGAAGGCATTGAGGCGTGGTTTAAGCTAGATGGTGCTGAACTACTAGGCGCTGAAGCGGATCAGTATGAAAAAGTAACTGATACACTGGATGTATGGTTTGATTCCGGAACCACTCATTGGCATGTGCTGCGTGGCTCCCATGAGATGGGACATGATCAAGGGCCGCGTGCAGACCTGTATTTAGAAGGGTCTGACCAGCATCGTGGTTGGTTCCACTCATCTTTGCTGACCGGTTGTGCTATTGATGGTAATGCGCCTTATCGTGCGTTGCTAACACACGGGTTCACCGTCGATGAAAAGGGTTACAAAATGTCCAAGTCATTGGGCAATGTCATTGTGCCACAGGAAGTGACGGATACACTGGGAGCAGACATCTTGCGCTTGTGGATTGCATCGACGGATTATTCTGGCGAAATGGCTGTCTCTAAGCAGATTCTGCAACGCACAGCTGATGCGTATCGTCGTATTCGTAATACGTCACGTTTCTTATTGGCAAACCTCAACGGCTTTAATCCGGAAACCGATTTGGTTTCACCCGAGAATATGCTGGCATTGGATCGCTGGGCGGTAGATGCAACAGCGCGCTTGCAGGAGAAAGTGAAAGTCGCCTATGAGCAATATCGCTTCTTAGATGTGTACCAACAAGTACACCACTTCTGTGTGCAAGAGCTGGGTGGTTTCTATCTGGACATCATTAAAGATCGTCAATACACCACTAAAGCAGATAGTTTGCCGCGTCATTCATGCCAAACAGCGCTTTACCATATTGCACAGGCGCTGACGCGCTGGATTGCGCCAATTTTAAGCTTCACGTCCGAAGAGATCTACGCGGCATTGCCAGGAGTAGAAAAGCAGAAGAGTGTTTTTCTGGATACGTGGTATGAAGGCTTGTTTGAGCTATCAGAGCATGAGGAGTTGGGGCGCGCTTTCTGGTCTCGTATTCTTGATGTGAAGAGTGCGGTCAACAAAGCGTTGGAAGCGGCGCGTAATGAAAAATTAGTAAAAGCTTCATTATCAACCGAAGCTACGCTGTTTGTGAGTGATGAAATCATGGAAGATTTATCACGACTAGGAGATGAACTGCGATTTGTCTTGATCACCTCTGATGTGATTTTGAAGCCCCTCAGTCACGCTGAAAATGCTCGTGATACTGAACTTGATGGGCTGAAGGTTGAATTAGCCATCTCTTCGCACACCAAATGCGAACGCTGCTGGCATCATAGAGAGGATGTGGGACATAGCCCAGAGCATCCTGAGCTATGTGGTCGTTGCGTTGAAAACGTTGCAGGTGAGGGAGAAGCGCGTCAATTCGCTTAG
- the cgtA gene encoding Obg family GTPase CgtA gives MKFVDEATITVEAGKGGNGCLSFRREKYVPKGGPDGGDGGDGGSVYMEADGGLNTLIDFRYTRRFKAQNGEGGMGRNCTGAKGEDLVLKVPVGTTVIDIDTNEVLADLTEEGQVEKIAQGGFHGLGNTRYKSSVNRAPRQTSNGSEGEFRNLKLELKVLADVGLLGFPNAGKSTFVRAVSAATPKVADYPFTTLVPSLGVVRTERNRSFVVADIPGIIEGAAEGAGLGIRFLKHLARNRVLLHVVDMAPWDEQTPAEAAVIAVEELAKFSKTLAEQPRWLVLNKMDMVPEDEREERCRSVVDALQWTGPVYRISAIDKGGVQPLLMHLQDFLDQRAEAFAADPELLEQENETRALIDAEARLHIQRLRDAMRARREAADSEDDDDFNDDDYDIEVEYVR, from the coding sequence ATGAAGTTTGTAGATGAAGCGACGATTACTGTCGAAGCGGGTAAAGGTGGCAATGGTTGCCTGAGTTTCCGTCGTGAGAAGTATGTTCCCAAGGGTGGCCCGGACGGTGGAGATGGTGGAGATGGTGGTTCAGTGTATATGGAAGCTGATGGTGGCTTGAATACGTTGATCGACTTTCGCTACACGCGCCGTTTTAAAGCGCAAAATGGTGAGGGTGGTATGGGGCGCAACTGTACCGGTGCTAAAGGCGAGGATCTGGTATTGAAGGTTCCTGTCGGTACGACCGTCATCGATATTGATACCAATGAGGTGTTGGCTGATCTGACGGAAGAGGGGCAGGTTGAGAAAATTGCTCAAGGTGGCTTCCATGGCTTAGGAAATACACGTTACAAAAGTAGTGTGAATCGAGCGCCGCGCCAAACCAGTAACGGTAGTGAGGGTGAGTTTAGGAATCTTAAACTGGAACTTAAGGTGCTCGCGGATGTTGGATTGTTAGGCTTTCCTAATGCGGGAAAGTCAACGTTTGTACGTGCCGTTTCTGCAGCTACCCCTAAGGTTGCTGACTATCCTTTTACGACCTTGGTGCCAAGTTTAGGGGTTGTGCGTACAGAGCGAAATCGAAGCTTTGTTGTAGCGGATATACCGGGCATTATTGAAGGTGCTGCAGAGGGGGCTGGATTGGGCATACGCTTCCTTAAGCACTTGGCGCGTAATCGTGTGTTACTGCATGTAGTTGATATGGCGCCTTGGGATGAGCAAACGCCAGCGGAGGCAGCTGTGATTGCGGTTGAGGAGCTAGCTAAGTTTAGCAAGACGTTGGCCGAGCAGCCCCGTTGGTTGGTATTGAATAAAATGGATATGGTGCCTGAAGATGAGCGTGAGGAGCGATGCCGGTCGGTAGTCGATGCCTTGCAATGGACTGGGCCAGTCTATCGAATTTCGGCGATTGATAAGGGCGGTGTTCAGCCGTTGCTTATGCATCTTCAGGACTTTCTTGATCAGCGTGCAGAGGCGTTTGCTGCTGACCCTGAGCTGCTTGAGCAAGAGAACGAAACGCGTGCGCTCATTGATGCGGAAGCGCGTCTGCATATCCAACGTTTGCGCGATGCGATGCGAGCGCGTCGAGAAGCGGCAGATAGTGAAGATGATGATGACTTCAATGATGATGATTACGATATTGAAGTTGAGTATGTGCGTTAA
- the murJ gene encoding murein biosynthesis integral membrane protein MurJ — MMTMLSRVLGLARDVVIANYFGASGSADAFFVAFKIPNFLRRLFAEGAFSQAFVPVLSEYREQRSLREVQLLINNVAGTLGLVLLVITLLAVVAAPLLTALFAPGFYMAEGDKFALATDMLRITFPYLLLISLTAFAGAILNSYGRFAVPAFTPVLLNICLIGSALFLSPLLEEPVVALAWGVLMAGVAQLVFQLPFLRHIHLLPKPRFGWQDEGVQRILKLMLPALFGVSVAQINLLLDTVLASFLQTGSVSWLYYSDRLSELPLGVFGIAISTVILPSLSRKHANKSSEAFAQTLDWALRMILLIGLPCALALVMLAEPLIITLFKYGAMTERDVMMSAMSLQAYGAGLLAFMLIKVLAPGYFSRQDMKTPVKIAVQAMVANMILNLLLIWPLQHVGLALATSLSAFLNAGLLLMGLLKAGVFRWQPGWGVYLTRLMAALLSLGVVIMLLNVDKEVWLQHDVFGRIVLMLKLVVAGVAAYFMTLLLCGLRIRHIRA; from the coding sequence ATGATGACGATGTTATCAAGGGTGTTGGGTTTGGCCCGTGATGTCGTTATTGCAAACTATTTTGGTGCAAGCGGCAGCGCAGATGCGTTTTTTGTTGCCTTCAAGATTCCTAATTTTTTGCGACGCTTGTTTGCTGAAGGGGCTTTTTCGCAGGCTTTTGTTCCTGTGCTGTCTGAATACCGAGAGCAGCGCTCATTGAGAGAAGTGCAGCTGTTGATCAACAACGTGGCAGGCACGTTGGGTTTGGTCCTGTTGGTAATTACCTTACTAGCAGTCGTAGCAGCGCCGCTGCTAACGGCGCTGTTTGCGCCTGGGTTCTACATGGCTGAAGGTGATAAGTTTGCTTTGGCCACTGATATGTTGCGTATCACTTTTCCCTATCTTTTACTCATCTCTCTCACGGCATTTGCGGGTGCCATACTCAATAGTTATGGGCGCTTTGCTGTCCCTGCCTTTACGCCGGTTTTGTTAAATATCTGTTTGATTGGTAGTGCGCTGTTTCTTAGTCCTCTGTTAGAGGAGCCTGTCGTAGCTTTGGCTTGGGGTGTTCTAATGGCAGGTGTTGCTCAGTTGGTGTTTCAGCTGCCGTTTTTGCGACATATCCACCTGCTGCCTAAGCCGCGTTTTGGTTGGCAGGATGAAGGCGTGCAGCGCATACTCAAATTGATGTTGCCTGCGCTGTTTGGTGTTTCGGTCGCACAAATAAACTTATTGCTAGATACGGTGCTTGCGTCATTTTTGCAAACAGGCAGTGTTTCATGGCTCTATTATTCTGATCGGCTTTCAGAATTGCCCTTGGGTGTGTTTGGCATCGCTATTTCGACCGTCATTCTGCCGAGTTTATCTCGCAAACATGCTAACAAGTCATCAGAAGCATTTGCTCAAACATTGGATTGGGCGCTGAGAATGATCCTGTTGATTGGGTTGCCTTGTGCATTGGCATTAGTGATGTTGGCAGAGCCTCTAATTATTACGCTCTTTAAATACGGCGCTATGACGGAGCGGGATGTCATGATGTCTGCTATGAGTTTGCAGGCTTATGGTGCAGGTCTGCTGGCGTTTATGCTAATTAAAGTGTTAGCGCCGGGCTACTTTTCCCGACAAGATATGAAAACGCCTGTAAAGATCGCTGTTCAGGCGATGGTTGCCAATATGATATTAAATCTGTTGCTGATTTGGCCATTGCAGCATGTTGGATTGGCGTTGGCGACATCATTGTCGGCTTTTTTGAACGCGGGCCTGCTGCTTATGGGACTGTTGAAAGCTGGGGTGTTTCGTTGGCAGCCGGGATGGGGCGTTTATTTGACAAGGTTAATGGCTGCGTTGCTGTCTCTAGGTGTGGTCATAATGCTGTTAAATGTAGATAAAGAGGTTTGGTTGCAGCATGATGTTTTTGGTCGGATCGTTTTAATGTTGAAGTTGGTAGTAGCGGGCGTGGCGGCATATTTTATGACTTTATTGCTCTGCGGCCTCAGGATTCGGCATATTCGCGCATAA
- the ribF gene encoding bifunctional riboflavin kinase/FAD synthetase, with protein MELIRGLHNLRERHRGCVATIGNFDGVHLGHLRVLAQVKEKAAQLGLPTTVIIFEPQPREYFGGSQVPPRLTRFGEKVRLLQAQGIDRVVCLSFNARLQKMTAEAFVENLLLRGLDVKHFVVGDDFRFGCDRSGDYQMLKQVGEQQGFAVVNTKTFEIDDLRVSSTRVRACLTENNFGAAERLLGRPYRISGRVMHGQKLGRQLGVPTANIRMHRFAAPLRGVYAVSVYTEKDVFLGNGVCNIGVRPTVNGSQPVLEVHLLDYQGDLYGRLLSVKFEKFLRNEQKFEGLEQLKEHIFNDIDAARGYFALPH; from the coding sequence ATGGAACTGATTCGCGGACTTCATAATCTACGTGAAAGGCATCGAGGCTGTGTGGCGACTATCGGGAACTTCGATGGTGTTCACTTAGGGCATTTGCGTGTTTTAGCACAGGTCAAAGAAAAAGCCGCTCAGTTGGGTTTGCCAACAACCGTGATTATATTTGAGCCTCAGCCGCGAGAGTATTTTGGTGGATCGCAAGTTCCTCCAAGGCTGACGCGCTTTGGCGAGAAAGTTCGCCTTTTGCAAGCGCAGGGAATCGATCGCGTCGTTTGTTTAAGTTTTAATGCTAGGCTGCAGAAGATGACAGCGGAAGCATTTGTTGAAAATCTACTGCTTCGTGGTTTGGATGTTAAGCATTTTGTGGTTGGCGATGATTTCCGTTTTGGTTGTGATCGATCGGGCGACTATCAAATGTTGAAGCAAGTTGGCGAGCAGCAAGGATTTGCTGTGGTCAATACGAAGACTTTTGAAATAGATGATCTCCGTGTTAGCAGTACCCGTGTCCGAGCGTGTTTAACAGAGAATAACTTTGGTGCAGCAGAGCGTTTATTAGGTCGGCCTTATCGTATTTCAGGTCGAGTGATGCACGGGCAAAAATTGGGGCGTCAACTAGGGGTGCCGACAGCTAACATCCGTATGCACCGTTTTGCAGCTCCGCTTAGGGGAGTCTATGCGGTAAGTGTATATACGGAGAAAGATGTATTTTTAGGCAATGGCGTTTGCAATATTGGTGTAAGGCCAACCGTCAACGGTTCACAGCCGGTGCTGGAGGTCCACCTTTTGGATTATCAGGGTGACCTTTACGGACGCTTATTGAGCGTAAAATTCGAGAAATTTCTGCGTAATGAGCAGAAATTTGAAGGGCTGGAACAGCTCAAAGAACATATATTTAATGATATCGATGCGGCGCGCGGCTACTTTGCGCTACCACACTAA
- the rpmA gene encoding 50S ribosomal protein L27, translating into MAHKKAGGSTRNGRDSQSKRLGVKRFGGQVVTAGSIIVRQRGTKFHAGTNVGLGKDHTLFAKENGVVKFEVKGPNNRKYVSIVPA; encoded by the coding sequence ATGGCTCATAAGAAAGCTGGTGGTTCAACGCGTAACGGCCGCGACTCACAATCAAAGCGTCTAGGTGTTAAGCGTTTCGGTGGTCAGGTTGTGACTGCTGGTAGCATTATTGTTCGTCAGCGTGGTACTAAGTTCCATGCGGGCACAAACGTAGGTTTGGGTAAAGACCACACATTGTTCGCAAAAGAGAACGGTGTTGTTAAGTTCGAAGTTAAAGGCCCGAATAACCGTAAATACGTCAGCATCGTTCCAGCATAA
- the rpsT gene encoding 30S ribosomal protein S20, with amino-acid sequence MANSAGSRKRARQAEKRRQHNASLRSMVRTYIKKVAAAIDSGDKAAAAEALKVAQPIMDSSVNKGIFSKNKIARSKSRMNARIKAMA; translated from the coding sequence GTGGCTAACTCCGCAGGATCCCGTAAACGTGCTCGCCAGGCGGAGAAGCGTCGCCAGCATAATGCTAGCCTCCGCTCCATGGTTCGCACGTACATTAAAAAAGTTGCTGCTGCTATCGACAGCGGTGACAAAGCTGCTGCAGCTGAAGCACTTAAAGTTGCTCAGCCAATCATGGACTCTTCTGTCAACAAAGGCATTTTTAGCAAGAACAAAATTGCCCGTAGCAAGAGCCGCATGAACGCACGCATCAAGGCAATGGCGTAA
- the rplU gene encoding 50S ribosomal protein L21, translating into MFAVIVSGGKQYRVKEGQTVKLEKLNVEAGASLEFDRVLMVGNGDDVKVGLPTVDGAKVTAEVVDHGRADKVTIIKFRRRKHSMKRQGHRQWFTEVKITGISA; encoded by the coding sequence ATGTTCGCAGTAATCGTAAGCGGTGGTAAGCAGTACCGTGTTAAAGAAGGTCAAACGGTGAAGCTGGAAAAGCTGAACGTTGAAGCAGGTGCAAGCTTGGAGTTTGACCGTGTTTTGATGGTTGGTAATGGTGATGACGTTAAAGTTGGCCTGCCGACTGTTGATGGTGCTAAAGTTACAGCTGAAGTTGTAGATCACGGCCGCGCTGATAAAGTAACTATTATCAAGTTCCGTCGTCGTAAGCATAGTATGAAGCGTCAGGGCCACCGTCAGTGGTTTACTGAAGTTAAAATCACTGGAATCAGCGCATAA